In Microbacterium sp. SLBN-146, one genomic interval encodes:
- the gatB gene encoding Asp-tRNA(Asn)/Glu-tRNA(Gln) amidotransferase subunit GatB: MAKDMLMDFDEALELFEPVMGFEVHVELNTQTKMFSSAANPANSVNHGAAPNTLVAPVDMGLPGALPVVNETAVKYSISLGLALGCSIAPSSRFARKNYFYPDLGKNYQISQYDEPIAFEGQIDVELADGTIVTVPIERAHMEEDAGKLTHVGGATGRIQGAEYSLVDYNRAGVPLVEIVTKPIFGGEHRAPEIAKAYVATIRDIVIALGISDARMERGNLRCDANVSLRPRGEEKLGTRTETKNVNSMRSVERAVRYEIRRQAAILRAGGTITQETRHWHEDTGTTSPGRPKSDADDYRYFPEPDLLPVAPSVELIEELRAALPEPPAARRRRLKSDWGFTDLEFQDVVNGGLLAEVEATVAAGATPSASRKWWTGELTRVANSQGKEPAELVEPAAVAALQRLVDEGTLTDKLARQVLEGMIAGEGTPQEIIDARGLAVVSDDGALVAAIDEALAAQPDVLAKIRDGKVQAAGAVIGAVMKAMKGQADAARVRELVLERASQ; this comes from the coding sequence ATGGCGAAGGATATGTTGATGGACTTCGACGAGGCCCTCGAACTGTTCGAGCCGGTCATGGGTTTCGAAGTGCACGTCGAGCTCAACACTCAGACGAAGATGTTCTCTTCGGCGGCGAACCCGGCGAACTCGGTGAACCACGGTGCTGCGCCCAACACCCTCGTGGCCCCTGTCGACATGGGCCTTCCCGGCGCTCTCCCCGTGGTCAACGAAACGGCCGTGAAGTACTCGATCAGCCTCGGGCTCGCCCTCGGCTGCTCGATCGCTCCGTCGAGCCGTTTCGCACGCAAGAACTACTTCTATCCCGATCTGGGGAAGAACTACCAGATCTCGCAGTACGACGAGCCGATCGCCTTCGAAGGACAGATCGACGTCGAGCTGGCGGACGGCACGATCGTCACGGTTCCCATCGAGCGCGCGCACATGGAAGAGGACGCCGGAAAGCTGACTCACGTGGGTGGCGCCACGGGGCGCATCCAGGGTGCCGAGTACTCGCTCGTCGATTACAACCGCGCGGGTGTACCCCTCGTCGAGATCGTGACCAAGCCGATCTTCGGCGGCGAGCACCGCGCTCCCGAGATCGCCAAGGCGTATGTCGCGACGATCCGCGACATCGTGATCGCGCTGGGCATCTCGGATGCCCGGATGGAGCGCGGGAATCTCCGCTGCGACGCGAACGTGTCGCTGCGCCCCCGCGGCGAAGAGAAGCTCGGAACGCGGACCGAGACGAAGAACGTCAACTCGATGCGGTCGGTCGAGCGGGCGGTTCGCTATGAGATCCGCCGTCAGGCCGCGATCCTGCGGGCCGGTGGCACGATCACTCAGGAGACCCGACACTGGCACGAGGACACCGGCACGACCTCACCGGGGCGGCCGAAGTCGGATGCCGACGACTACCGCTACTTCCCCGAGCCGGATCTCCTCCCCGTCGCGCCGTCGGTCGAGTTGATCGAGGAGCTGCGTGCAGCTCTTCCCGAACCTCCGGCAGCGCGCCGACGCCGTCTGAAGTCGGATTGGGGCTTCACCGACCTCGAGTTCCAGGATGTCGTCAATGGCGGGCTCCTCGCCGAAGTGGAGGCGACGGTCGCGGCCGGTGCCACGCCCTCGGCGTCGCGCAAGTGGTGGACGGGTGAGCTCACGCGTGTCGCCAACTCGCAGGGCAAGGAGCCCGCGGAGCTCGTCGAGCCCGCCGCGGTCGCGGCCCTTCAGCGCCTCGTCGACGAGGGGACCCTCACCGACAAGCTCGCGCGGCAGGTCCTGGAGGGCATGATCGCGGGAGAGGGGACGCCGCAAGAGATCATCGACGCACGGGGCCTCGCGGTCGTCTCCGACGACGGTGCCCTGGTCGCGGCCATCGATGAGGCCCTCGCGGCTCAGCCCGACGTCCTGGCGAAGATCCGGGACGGCAAGGTGCAAGCCGCGGGCGCCGTGATCGGCGCCGTCATGAAGGCCATGAAGGGCCAGGCGGATGCCGCGCGTGTGCGCGAGCTCGTCCTGGAGCGCGCTTCCCAGTAG